One genomic window of Desulfomonilia bacterium includes the following:
- a CDS encoding cellulase family glycosylhydrolase produces the protein MRKTKGSFFILTVTVLLMLCACRNSFERQYITDDQGRALILHGLNVSCSSKYYEDRVGWTKKEDILRMSRDWGFNFARMLVLWDGIEPEKGVFDEAYLDRIAERLGWYEEAGIHVVLDMHQDLYSIHFGGDGAPSWAIEDNGWAFEYHNPWSINYLAPAVIAAFGNFWDYENPEYAYLQEHYTMAVMKIVERFHDHPAVIGYDLMNEPYPGYHKPFTFESQVLRPFYERLTAAIRTVDNDNWVFFEPIAIPVNQGTPSYLGVVKDVRPGGDRLAYFPHIYAFSLSTILLWEETRKNEAARQQSPMLIGELGFSGNGTAADTYLKQVMAMADRTTSGWAYWSYDVDPMGVINADGSEQTKMNDLVRVYPKAVAGFPTSYDYNPNTRKFVLVFNETGVNAPTEIYIPAKRFFPEGWKLETSDPAGSWSSEWNAESEVLKVYTDPNQAVHTIKISPEV, from the coding sequence ATGAGGAAGACAAAGGGGTCATTTTTTATCCTGACGGTTACGGTGCTGCTGATGCTATGCGCCTGCAGAAACAGCTTCGAGCGGCAATATATAACGGATGATCAGGGTCGCGCCTTGATACTTCACGGTCTTAATGTCAGCTGCTCTTCGAAATATTACGAGGACAGGGTCGGCTGGACCAAGAAGGAAGATATCCTGAGAATGTCCCGCGACTGGGGGTTTAATTTCGCCCGTATGCTTGTGCTGTGGGACGGTATCGAACCCGAGAAGGGCGTATTCGATGAGGCCTATCTTGACAGGATTGCAGAACGCCTCGGCTGGTATGAAGAGGCGGGCATACATGTTGTCCTCGATATGCACCAGGACCTCTATTCCATACACTTCGGCGGTGACGGGGCCCCATCCTGGGCTATCGAAGACAACGGCTGGGCGTTCGAATATCATAACCCCTGGTCGATCAACTATCTTGCACCAGCCGTAATCGCCGCATTCGGTAACTTCTGGGATTATGAGAATCCCGAATATGCCTATCTGCAGGAACATTATACAATGGCGGTCATGAAGATTGTAGAGCGCTTCCACGACCATCCGGCTGTAATAGGCTATGACCTGATGAACGAGCCCTACCCTGGCTACCATAAGCCTTTTACCTTTGAATCTCAGGTGCTCAGGCCTTTTTATGAAAGACTGACAGCGGCCATCAGGACTGTAGATAACGACAACTGGGTATTTTTCGAGCCGATTGCCATCCCGGTAAACCAGGGAACACCCTCATATCTGGGAGTTGTCAAAGACGTCAGGCCCGGAGGGGACAGGCTTGCATACTTCCCTCATATATATGCCTTCAGCCTGTCCACCATCCTGCTGTGGGAAGAAACCAGGAAGAATGAGGCGGCCAGACAGCAATCCCCAATGCTTATCGGTGAACTTGGCTTCTCCGGTAACGGAACCGCAGCCGACACATATCTGAAACAGGTCATGGCAATGGCGGACCGCACCACAAGCGGCTGGGCGTACTGGTCTTATGACGTCGATCCGATGGGTGTAATAAACGCTGACGGGAGCGAACAGACAAAGATGAACGACCTTGTCAGGGTATATCCGAAGGCGGTGGCAGGTTTTCCAACCAGCTACGACTACAATCCGAATACCCGGAAATTCGTTCTTGTTTTCAATGAAACCGGGGTCAATGCTCCTACCGAAATTTACATACCTGCAAAGCGTTTCTTCCCTGAAGGATGGAAACTTGAAACAAGCGACCCGGCAGGCTCGTGGTCAAGCGAATGGAACGCGGAATCGGAAGTGTTGAAGGTTTACACAGACCCGAATCAGGCGGTTCATACTATAAAAATATCGCCCGAAGTTTGA
- a CDS encoding radical SAM protein — MVVAPYLSVHNLIRQFASSLLLMRTARWKHFPLWLSKNAWKSIPVAGGAVGMGCIGFGYHAVWEVTEACNLRCRHCHATSSVASPDELDTMEGFRLLEQIYGLKGFQMLAYSGGEPLVRKDINDLLAYGKKLGLVNVIATNGTLIDYPRAKELKKLGVKGVAVSFDSTDPQIHNSIRQSPTAFDRAISGIEACRKAGIIVQLNYTAMKENIETLPEVVKFAHDVNAAIMLCYQLVPMGRGGAIACSALSPEDNRLLMKSIKELQSDAVTIVEPVAGPQYWPHLLGRDNNDPKRLIKHSLFHGCAAGWGLIYVKPNGDVWPCPFVPVSGGNVRSMGLSDIHRKSDIFFKLSDRDNLKGKCGECENRHICGGCRGKAYAAFGDALETDPTCYSHHTVMPQYLKWSSNGAFFGDTPGGGTGTCG, encoded by the coding sequence ATGGTAGTTGCCCCCTATTTATCCGTTCATAATCTCATCAGACAGTTCGCTTCATCTCTCCTGCTGATGAGGACCGCCAGATGGAAACACTTTCCATTGTGGCTCTCTAAAAACGCCTGGAAATCCATACCTGTTGCAGGAGGTGCTGTCGGTATGGGCTGCATCGGTTTCGGATATCATGCGGTATGGGAAGTGACTGAAGCATGCAATCTCAGGTGCAGGCATTGCCATGCAACCAGCAGCGTGGCATCCCCGGATGAGCTCGACACCATGGAGGGCTTCAGGCTGCTTGAGCAGATATACGGGCTCAAGGGCTTCCAGATGCTCGCATATTCGGGAGGAGAACCGCTTGTAAGAAAAGATATCAATGACCTTCTTGCATATGGAAAGAAGCTGGGACTTGTCAATGTAATCGCTACTAACGGCACATTGATCGATTATCCGCGTGCAAAAGAGCTGAAAAAACTTGGCGTAAAAGGCGTAGCCGTAAGTTTCGACTCCACAGACCCACAGATACATAACAGTATCAGACAGAGTCCTACAGCGTTTGACCGGGCTATAAGCGGAATAGAGGCGTGCAGGAAGGCCGGGATAATCGTTCAGCTCAACTATACTGCGATGAAAGAAAATATTGAGACACTGCCCGAAGTGGTGAAGTTCGCACATGATGTCAATGCGGCAATCATGCTCTGCTATCAGCTCGTACCTATGGGAAGAGGCGGCGCTATTGCATGTTCTGCTCTTTCTCCCGAGGACAACAGGCTACTTATGAAAAGCATAAAAGAGCTTCAGTCCGATGCGGTCACCATCGTCGAGCCGGTTGCAGGTCCGCAGTACTGGCCTCACCTTCTCGGCAGGGACAACAATGACCCAAAGCGTCTGATAAAACACAGCCTTTTCCACGGCTGCGCGGCAGGATGGGGCCTCATATACGTCAAGCCGAACGGTGATGTATGGCCCTGCCCGTTCGTCCCCGTGAGCGGCGGGAATGTAAGGTCTATGGGCCTTTCAGATATTCACAGAAAAAGTGACATATTTTTTAAACTCTCAGACAGGGACAATCTGAAAGGCAAATGCGGCGAATGCGAAAACAGGCACATATGTGGCGGTTGCCGGGGAAAGGCGTATGCAGCCTTCGGGGACGCTCTGGAAACAGATCCCACATGCTACAGTCACCATACTGTAATGCCCCAATATCTGAAATGGTCTTCTAACGGTGCATTTTTTGGCGATACGCCCGGAGGAGGCACAGGAACCTGCGGCTGA
- the dapF gene encoding diaminopimelate epimerase, which produces MSGNCLSFVKMSGTGNDFIMIDNMNLGLKTDLSNLALRLCHRRFGIGADGIILIEPSNEADFTMRIFNSDGSEAEMCGNGSRCAARFAAGQGIAGNRMKFKTLAGIIEAELNRDGAAIKLTDPAGMKKDIPVTIKGMEYMVQFINTGVPHAVLFMDDVESVPVRILGGMIRHHEAFRPAGTNVNFVQVVDKGTIRVRTYERGVEDETFACGTGATASALLSAALKDVSDTPIKVVVPGGELKIDFKYKDGSFTDVWLIGAVDVAFKGEVCL; this is translated from the coding sequence ATGAGCGGTAACTGTCTTTCCTTTGTGAAAATGTCAGGCACGGGCAATGATTTCATCATGATAGACAATATGAACCTCGGCCTGAAGACTGATTTGAGCAATCTTGCACTGAGGCTCTGCCACAGACGGTTCGGGATCGGCGCTGACGGCATCATACTCATTGAACCGTCGAACGAGGCGGATTTCACCATGCGGATTTTCAACTCGGACGGCAGCGAGGCTGAAATGTGCGGAAACGGATCAAGATGTGCCGCCAGGTTTGCCGCGGGACAGGGAATCGCCGGAAACAGGATGAAATTCAAGACACTTGCAGGAATAATCGAGGCTGAGCTCAATAGAGACGGTGCAGCAATAAAACTCACCGATCCGGCCGGAATGAAAAAAGACATACCAGTCACCATCAAAGGCATGGAATATATGGTCCAGTTCATAAATACGGGTGTGCCACACGCCGTTCTCTTCATGGACGATGTGGAGTCGGTACCGGTCAGGATATTAGGCGGTATGATCCGCCATCATGAAGCGTTCAGGCCTGCCGGGACAAATGTCAATTTTGTCCAGGTGGTTGATAAGGGGACTATCAGGGTACGCACCTATGAACGGGGCGTAGAAGACGAAACATTCGCATGCGGAACGGGCGCGACAGCCTCGGCCCTTTTGAGCGCCGCCTTGAAAGATGTGTCAGACACTCCTATAAAGGTGGTAGTACCCGGCGGTGAACTCAAGATAGACTTTAAATATAAAGACGGTTCATTTACCGATGTGTGGCTTATAGGTGCTGTGGACGTCGCTTTCAAAGGAGAAGTCTGCCTGTAA
- a CDS encoding PEP-CTERM sorting domain-containing protein: protein MKDCLFKILLVLALALPVSVQVYAAPFHYSDIYGQYDINISTTEPYIAFDGRADTENTYVIYGQTAALPDGNRPITSAPVPEPMTLVLFGIGMIGIGFLARKGTI from the coding sequence ATGAAAGACTGTCTCTTTAAAATATTGTTGGTTCTTGCGCTGGCGCTCCCGGTCTCAGTCCAGGTTTATGCTGCACCGTTCCATTACAGCGATATTTACGGTCAATATGATATCAATATATCCACGACAGAACCCTATATCGCATTCGATGGCCGGGCTGATACAGAAAACACATATGTCATATATGGACAGACAGCTGCTCTTCCCGATGGAAACAGGCCGATAACCTCTGCTCCCGTCCCTGAACCGATGACTCTTGTCCTTTTCGGCATAGGCATGATCGGTATAGGCTTTCTTGCAAGAAAAGGAACAATATAA
- a CDS encoding alpha/beta hydrolase — translation MEQTNISPRASSAGIGDAEISYLEYEGTGKTIIFLHATGFMPWIWHPIAREFAGRHHVLAPYFCDHRSVDPYEGGLNWLQLADDLTKFCNVLNIDKPYLIGHSMGATVITMAAAVSGLETSGMVLIEPIFLPEDIYAMDLGVEQHPLASKSIKRRNGWADSDEAFAYLKSRPLFKRWDEEMLHLYLEHGMKPDEEGLKLTCSPVKEASLFMGGTHFNPWPVLHKVSQPVLVVEGSLSENRGFIEYEKAAGLFPEGRYLLVEDAGHLIPMEKPALITEIIQSFLPE, via the coding sequence ATGGAGCAAACGAATATCAGTCCCAGGGCATCATCTGCAGGGATAGGCGATGCGGAAATTTCATACCTCGAGTACGAGGGCACCGGGAAAACAATTATATTTCTTCATGCGACAGGCTTCATGCCATGGATATGGCACCCGATCGCAAGGGAATTTGCGGGCAGGCATCATGTGCTGGCGCCGTATTTCTGCGATCACCGCTCAGTAGATCCGTATGAAGGCGGCCTCAACTGGCTCCAGCTCGCCGATGACCTGACAAAATTCTGCAATGTACTTAATATAGACAAGCCCTACCTTATCGGACACTCGATGGGTGCAACGGTCATAACCATGGCGGCGGCAGTTTCCGGGCTTGAAACCTCCGGCATGGTTCTTATTGAGCCCATATTCCTTCCTGAAGACATTTATGCAATGGATCTGGGTGTCGAGCAGCATCCGCTTGCATCAAAATCGATCAAGCGCCGCAACGGATGGGCCGACTCCGACGAGGCTTTTGCGTATCTTAAATCAAGGCCTCTGTTTAAAAGATGGGATGAAGAAATGCTTCACCTTTACCTGGAACACGGCATGAAGCCTGATGAGGAAGGGTTGAAGCTCACATGCTCGCCTGTAAAGGAGGCATCCCTGTTCATGGGTGGAACACATTTCAACCCCTGGCCTGTTCTGCATAAAGTCTCTCAACCGGTGCTTGTGGTTGAAGGGTCGCTGAGCGAAAACAGGGGCTTCATCGAATATGAAAAGGCGGCAGGCCTTTTTCCTGAGGGGCGATATCTTCTCGTGGAAGATGCCGGACATCTCATTCCGATGGAAAAACCTGCTTTGATTACAGAGATAATTCAATCTTTTCTCCCCGAATAA
- a CDS encoding PilZ domain-containing protein, which yields MPRISKNTVTSLKLAGILLENRLENRGKDPVSENEKAPAQNDRRKAKRLNLEKDIMFRHANGKNAFGHIINISRRGMYIITDTPLDNGEEIHANLFRVNLKGITGIDGRIVRKGDNGVAVRFV from the coding sequence ATGCCCAGAATCAGCAAAAATACTGTAACCTCCCTGAAGCTGGCCGGTATATTACTTGAAAATCGCCTTGAGAACAGAGGTAAAGATCCGGTCTCAGAAAATGAAAAGGCCCCAGCTCAGAATGATCGACGAAAGGCGAAACGTCTCAACCTTGAAAAGGACATAATGTTCAGACATGCCAACGGCAAAAATGCTTTCGGCCATATAATAAATATCAGCAGAAGAGGAATGTACATCATAACAGACACACCTCTTGATAACGGCGAAGAAATCCATGCGAACCTTTTTCGGGTAAACCTCAAGGGCATTACAGGCATCGATGGCCGCATCGTAAGAAAGGGAGATAACGGGGTCGCGGTCCGTTTTGTCTGA
- the guaA gene encoding glutamine-hydrolyzing GMP synthase, with translation MREMVAVLDFGSQYAQLIARRIRELGVYCEILMHDTTADELKKMGVKAVVLSGGPSSVLEEDHPGMDPALLKSGIPLLGICYGMQLITLVSGGTVDAGKSREYGPATIEIDSHKGLFDGFSLGMDVWMSHGDHVKVPPAGFAVLAHTSSCIASMGDFKRKIFGVQFHPEVVHTPRGMEVLRNFLFNIAGCRGEWTMASFIEETVAKIRATVGKDNLICGLSGGVDSSVAAALIHKAIGRQMTAIFVDNGLLRANEVDEIRQMFTHDYPINLDIVDASDLFLNELKGVSDPEKKRKIIGKTFIDVFYGEADRIGGAKFLAQGTLYPDIIESRSAKGGPSVTIKSHHNVGGLPKDLKFTLIEPLKELFKDEVRVLGHELGLPDKLLKRQPFPGPGLAVRLLGEITKEQLDVLRQADLRVQEELQKWEGYKDIWQGFAVLLPVKSVGVMGDERTYANAIAIRAVHSMDAMTADWVKIPYEILARISTRIINEVKGVNRVVYDISSKPPSTIEWE, from the coding sequence ATGAGAGAGATGGTAGCTGTTCTTGATTTCGGCAGCCAGTATGCACAGCTTATTGCCAGACGCATTAGAGAGCTTGGAGTTTACTGCGAAATACTTATGCATGATACGACCGCCGATGAGCTCAAAAAGATGGGTGTAAAAGCTGTGGTCCTTTCAGGCGGCCCCTCATCGGTCCTTGAGGAAGATCATCCGGGCATGGATCCGGCGCTCCTTAAAAGCGGAATCCCCTTGCTCGGGATATGCTACGGGATGCAGCTGATAACGCTCGTTTCAGGCGGAACGGTTGATGCCGGTAAAAGCCGCGAGTACGGTCCCGCAACAATTGAAATCGATTCTCATAAAGGTCTCTTTGACGGATTCAGCCTGGGAATGGATGTATGGATGAGCCATGGCGATCATGTCAAAGTGCCGCCGGCAGGCTTTGCCGTCCTTGCGCACACATCGTCGTGCATCGCATCTATGGGCGATTTCAAAAGGAAGATATTCGGTGTCCAGTTCCATCCGGAGGTTGTCCATACACCGAGGGGTATGGAGGTGCTGAGAAATTTCCTGTTCAACATTGCCGGATGCAGGGGCGAATGGACAATGGCCAGCTTCATAGAAGAGACCGTGGCTAAAATTCGTGCCACAGTCGGAAAAGATAATTTGATCTGCGGGCTTTCTGGCGGTGTCGATTCATCCGTTGCCGCAGCGCTTATACATAAGGCGATAGGCAGACAGATGACGGCCATATTTGTTGACAACGGGCTCTTGCGCGCCAATGAAGTGGACGAAATAAGGCAGATGTTCACACATGATTATCCGATCAACCTCGATATAGTCGATGCAAGCGATCTCTTTCTCAACGAGCTGAAAGGTGTCTCGGACCCAGAGAAAAAACGCAAGATAATAGGCAAGACTTTTATCGATGTATTTTATGGCGAAGCCGACAGGATCGGCGGCGCAAAGTTCCTGGCGCAGGGGACACTTTATCCGGATATTATCGAAAGCCGTTCGGCCAAAGGAGGGCCCTCGGTAACCATAAAAAGCCATCACAATGTCGGAGGCCTGCCAAAGGATTTGAAATTCACACTTATTGAACCGCTCAAGGAACTGTTCAAGGACGAGGTCAGAGTGCTCGGCCATGAACTCGGGCTCCCCGACAAGCTTTTGAAGCGCCAGCCGTTCCCGGGCCCCGGCCTTGCCGTGAGGCTTCTCGGTGAAATAACGAAAGAACAGCTCGACGTTCTCCGCCAGGCGGATTTGAGGGTGCAGGAAGAGCTCCAGAAATGGGAAGGCTACAAGGACATCTGGCAGGGATTCGCAGTGCTGCTGCCGGTAAAGAGCGTGGGTGTTATGGGCGACGAGCGGACATATGCGAACGCCATCGCGATACGCGCCGTACACAGCATGGATGCCATGACTGCAGACTGGGTTAAGATACCGTATGAAATACTTGCACGGATTTCGACCCGCATCATCAATGAGGTCAAAGGCGTCAACCGGGTGGTCTATGATATCAGCTCAAAACCGCCGAGCACGATAGAGTGGGAATAA
- a CDS encoding fatty acyl-CoA synthetase, with protein sequence MSNIISRDTIGDITRKAATKYGDKTAIIFRDIKLSYYELEKEARRFANLMTSYGIKKGDRVAIYSYNSHYYPISMIGLSKIGAIQVPINYMLNAEEIAYIVNHSGSRLFIVEDALYPIIAKAQDKFTTVEKWGFLPLADTEIPAGFFNLIKEMESMNYDESYVEVNAEDIAQIPYTSGTESKPKGAMLSHRALMSEYYSCIFDGQYDTYDVSLNALPLFHCAQLHCFLMPYLYVGATNVIMHKADPLEMIRAIEKYQITHTFAPPTVWIGILNHPEFKNHNHSSLKKAAYGASIMPVEIIKQLSVAFRGLKLWNYYGQTEMGPVATILKPEDQLLKPGSAGKPVLNVETRLMDFEGNFVPNGEVGEIVHRSGQVMTGYLNDPEKTAEAFEYGWFHSGDLGRFDEDGYLYVVDRKKDMIKTGGENVASREVEEVLYKHPGIEEVAVIGLPDPKWIEIVAAVIVPKKGIVLSEKDIISFCKENLAGFKCPKKIHITDKLPKNPSGKILKRELKEELGK encoded by the coding sequence ATGAGCAACATTATCAGCAGGGATACAATCGGAGACATTACAAGAAAGGCAGCCACAAAATACGGGGACAAGACAGCCATTATTTTCAGGGATATAAAACTTTCTTATTACGAACTTGAAAAAGAGGCTAGGCGCTTCGCGAATCTCATGACCAGTTACGGAATAAAGAAGGGTGACAGGGTAGCCATTTATTCCTACAACTCTCATTACTATCCCATCAGCATGATTGGTCTTTCGAAAATCGGCGCAATACAGGTTCCCATAAACTACATGCTGAACGCCGAAGAAATCGCATATATAGTCAATCATTCCGGTTCCAGGTTGTTCATCGTCGAAGATGCGCTCTACCCCATCATTGCTAAGGCCCAGGACAAATTCACCACTGTCGAAAAATGGGGTTTTCTTCCTCTTGCGGATACAGAGATACCGGCTGGCTTCTTCAACCTCATAAAAGAAATGGAATCGATGAATTATGATGAGTCCTATGTAGAGGTGAATGCGGAAGACATAGCCCAGATTCCATACACGAGCGGTACGGAGTCCAAGCCCAAAGGGGCAATGCTCTCACACCGTGCGCTCATGTCGGAATATTACAGCTGCATATTTGACGGCCAGTATGACACCTATGATGTAAGCCTTAACGCCCTGCCGCTCTTCCACTGCGCACAGCTGCACTGCTTCCTGATGCCGTACCTTTATGTGGGTGCAACCAATGTCATCATGCACAAGGCAGACCCTCTTGAGATGATCAGGGCAATCGAAAAGTATCAGATAACTCATACATTCGCACCTCCTACCGTCTGGATTGGCATTCTCAACCATCCCGAATTCAAGAACCACAACCATAGCAGCCTGAAGAAGGCTGCCTACGGGGCCAGCATCATGCCGGTTGAAATAATAAAACAGCTCTCGGTCGCTTTCAGGGGTTTGAAGCTCTGGAACTATTACGGCCAGACCGAAATGGGTCCGGTCGCGACAATACTGAAGCCCGAAGACCAGCTTTTAAAGCCCGGCTCCGCAGGCAAGCCTGTCCTTAATGTCGAAACGAGATTGATGGATTTTGAAGGCAATTTCGTTCCGAACGGTGAAGTGGGCGAGATAGTCCACCGCTCAGGGCAGGTCATGACCGGATATCTCAATGACCCTGAAAAAACCGCAGAAGCGTTCGAGTACGGATGGTTCCACAGCGGAGATCTCGGCCGCTTCGACGAAGACGGATATCTTTATGTCGTTGACCGTAAAAAGGACATGATCAAGACAGGCGGTGAAAACGTCGCATCACGTGAGGTCGAGGAAGTGCTCTACAAGCATCCCGGCATTGAAGAGGTGGCAGTAATAGGCCTCCCCGATCCCAAATGGATCGAAATCGTAGCGGCAGTGATCGTTCCGAAAAAGGGCATTGTCCTTTCAGAAAAAGACATCATCTCATTCTGCAAGGAAAACCTCGCCGGATTCAAATGCCCGAAGAAAATTCATATCACGGACAAACTGCCGAAGAACCCTTCCGGAAAGATATTAAAGCGCGAACTGAAAGAGGAATTGGGGAAATAA
- a CDS encoding prenyltransferase encodes MTTRTASFNISDWTTAMRIPFATVAVVPFCVGILLAIFNGVPVSLPASISGVIAVFLICTGCHLIGETADKAEDAITLKTGRTKFSGGTLSVVQGKLNEKKVMKAAFVCFTVSAILGGIIFYIHRSFWLVGLGSFGAAAAIFYSMPPVRLAKRGMGELVIGVCYGWLTIVTGYACASNTMPPDSYIWCWPVALTVFNIILINEFPDYIPDSTTGKRNIVVRIGMEKSQWIYTSASILTGISIFSIWLRYRPFEFAFLAVALPGILLSFALAYLVAVKKLWKSHSTIEPVCALTIVLNHISSITIALLVRW; translated from the coding sequence ATGACGACAAGAACCGCTTCATTCAACATCTCGGACTGGACTACTGCCATGAGGATACCTTTCGCTACAGTCGCTGTTGTGCCGTTCTGTGTAGGGATTCTGCTGGCAATCTTCAACGGCGTGCCGGTATCATTGCCTGCATCGATTTCGGGAGTCATAGCGGTTTTCCTTATATGCACGGGATGCCACCTGATAGGTGAAACGGCCGATAAGGCCGAAGATGCGATAACCCTGAAAACGGGCCGGACAAAATTCTCAGGAGGCACACTATCGGTAGTGCAGGGCAAGCTGAATGAAAAAAAGGTAATGAAAGCCGCTTTTGTCTGTTTTACTGTTTCAGCCATTCTTGGCGGTATTATCTTTTACATCCACAGATCGTTCTGGCTGGTAGGACTCGGCTCCTTTGGAGCCGCGGCCGCGATATTCTATTCCATGCCGCCCGTAAGGCTTGCCAAGCGTGGAATGGGCGAGCTTGTCATTGGCGTATGCTACGGATGGCTCACAATTGTTACGGGTTATGCATGCGCATCAAACACAATGCCGCCGGATTCGTATATCTGGTGCTGGCCGGTTGCGCTTACGGTATTCAACATCATTCTCATAAATGAATTCCCGGATTACATACCTGACTCGACAACCGGCAAAAGAAATATCGTGGTCAGGATAGGAATGGAAAAAAGCCAGTGGATATACACATCCGCATCAATCCTTACCGGGATATCAATATTCAGCATCTGGTTAAGGTACAGGCCATTTGAGTTTGCCTTTCTTGCTGTGGCATTACCCGGTATTTTGCTTTCCTTTGCACTTGCATACCTTGTTGCCGTAAAAAAATTATGGAAATCACACAGCACGATCGAGCCGGTATGTGCGCTCACAATAGTGCTCAATCATATATCATCCATAACGATAGCGCTCCTGGTAAGATGGTAG
- the purF gene encoding amidophosphoribosyltransferase: MYNPVDHDDSLKEYCGIVGIYGDEDASEKVYLGLYALQHRGQESAGIAASDGHDIRYHKGLGLVRSVFSDSRIMPRLHGHSAIGHNRYSTRGGTNIANAQPLVIQCKSGQLASAHNGNMINAPSLRSEMESAGSIFQTTSDSEIVMHLIARSQKTTIEEQIIEALSQMVGAYCYVFLTNDKVIAARDPMGFRPLSLGRTSSGYMVASETCAFDIVGAEYIRSLEPGEMIVIDSSGVKSLWLNESHNKAQCIFEYIYFSRPDSWIFGEKVDKIRRRLGKQLAYESPAEADIVIPIPDSANTAALGYAQASGKRFEIGLIRNHYVGRTFISPYQKSRQDSVKIKFNPVGGVLQDRRVVVVDDSIVRGTTMKKLVKLIREGGAKEVHVRISSPPVKCPCFYGIDISSKGELIGSQQTVEEIREFIEADSLKYLSIDAMLATVVNPTDFCTACFTGKYPTAKPSDYDKFAFSSCDCMEGQE, from the coding sequence ATGTATAATCCGGTCGATCATGATGATTCATTAAAGGAATACTGTGGAATAGTAGGCATTTATGGCGATGAGGATGCCTCGGAAAAGGTTTATCTGGGGCTTTACGCCCTTCAGCACCGGGGGCAGGAGAGCGCAGGCATTGCTGCCTCAGACGGTCACGATATAAGATATCACAAGGGCCTCGGTCTGGTCAGGTCGGTCTTTTCTGATTCGAGGATAATGCCGAGGCTTCACGGACATTCGGCAATCGGCCATAACCGCTATTCGACAAGGGGCGGTACGAATATAGCAAATGCCCAGCCCCTTGTTATTCAGTGCAAATCAGGACAGCTTGCGTCTGCGCACAACGGGAATATGATTAATGCGCCGAGTCTCAGATCTGAAATGGAAAGCGCAGGCTCGATATTCCAGACCACATCGGACAGCGAGATAGTGATGCATCTTATTGCGAGGTCTCAGAAAACAACTATCGAAGAACAGATTATTGAAGCACTCTCGCAGATGGTCGGCGCATACTGCTATGTATTTCTTACCAACGATAAGGTTATAGCTGCGAGAGACCCGATGGGATTCAGACCGCTCAGCCTCGGCAGGACTTCCTCAGGATATATGGTAGCATCCGAAACCTGTGCCTTCGATATTGTGGGGGCTGAATATATCAGATCGCTCGAACCAGGAGAGATGATAGTCATAGATTCATCAGGCGTTAAATCCTTGTGGCTTAATGAATCTCACAACAAGGCGCAATGCATATTCGAATACATATATTTCAGCCGTCCTGACAGCTGGATATTCGGCGAAAAGGTCGACAAGATCAGGAGAAGGCTGGGGAAGCAGCTTGCTTATGAATCTCCTGCCGAAGCCGACATCGTAATCCCCATTCCGGACTCTGCAAATACCGCTGCGCTGGGATATGCCCAGGCCTCGGGAAAACGTTTCGAGATAGGTCTTATCAGAAACCATTATGTTGGGCGTACATTCATCTCACCATACCAGAAGTCAAGGCAGGACAGCGTCAAGATAAAATTCAATCCAGTTGGCGGCGTGCTCCAGGACAGGCGGGTCGTTGTTGTGGATGACTCGATTGTCAGGGGAACCACCATGAAAAAGCTTGTGAAGCTTATCAGGGAGGGCGGTGCTAAAGAGGTTCATGTAAGGATAAGTTCGCCTCCGGTCAAATGCCCATGCTTTTACGGTATCGACATATCCAGCAAGGGTGAACTTATCGGGTCGCAGCAGACGGTAGAGGAAATTCGTGAATTTATTGAAGCGGACAGCCTGAAATACCTCAGCATTGACGCCATGCTTGCAACCGTGGTCAATCCCACAGATTTTTGCACGGCCTGTTTTACCGGCAAATATCCGACTGCAAAACCGTCGGATTATGACAAATTCGCATTTTCAAGCTGTGACTGCATGGAAGGGCAGGAATAG